The genomic segment CAATTCAAATCAAGTGAACTAATCTGCATATCCATCATCATCTTCTGCATTGATTATCCTAGGGGTATTTTTCATATGTTCATCCCATGGATGAACATATGACTCTTTATCAGAGTAGACCTCACTCTTTAACTCTTCTAACAAAGTTTCAAACTGTTTGATGATTCTTTTCAGGTTGTCTTTTTTCATGAATATACTTTTTGATAAATTACTATAATAGTATAATTATCAATCTCTTTTATTTATATTTTTACATTTTTTTCAACTTATAAAACATCAAATAAATTGGTTTTTCCAATAAATTATATCTCGGTTTAAACATTATTGAGATTAAAAATATAGGGTTAAACAATCTTTCATCTGAAATTAGATTTTCAAATAATATAAATAAAAAGTATTTTTATTAAAAGATTAGCTTAAGAGTTAAATAGGTTTAATTCTGATGCTAATCTGCCATTTATAATTAATGAATGTAGATTCTTTCTGTTTTTAAGCTGACGTCGAACGACGTTTTGTTTATAAATTATATTCAGGGCTATTATGAGGGTTCTTTTAACTGGTGGTTCAGGATTCATAGGTTCTCATGTCGCTTTGTTGTTGATAGAAAGGGGATTGGATGTTTTAATATTAGATTCTTTTGCTAATAGCTCATCTAATGTTATCAATCGAATTAATACTTATTTAGATGATAAACTGTTAAAATATAGATTAGAAATAATTAATGGTGATATTAGAGATAAAAAACTTTTAGAAAGTATTTTTAGTGATTCGATTAATAGCCATAAACCTATAGATATCGTTATACATTTAGCTGGCTTGAAATCTGTAGCTGAATCTCTTACTAATCCTATTCACTATTGGGATGTGAATGTTCATGGAACACTAAATCTTTTACTTACAATGAAAGAATATGAATGTTATTCCTTTGTTTTTAGTAGTAGTGCCACTATTTATGGTTTAAGCGATTCCGTTCCTATGGCAGAAGATCACAGGATCTCACCAATTAACCCCTACGGCAAAACTAAAGTGGCAATTGAGAATATGTTTTATGATTTATATAATTCTAATAACTTATGGAAAATATGTTCTTTACGTTATTTCAATCCTGTTGGAGCGCATCCATCAGGATTGATTGGTGAAGATCCCATTGGGATTCCCAATAATCTTTTTCCTTTCTTAACTCAGGTAGCTATAGGAAAGCGAAAATTTTTAAATGTCTTCGGAGATAACTGGGATACGTATGATGGCTCAGGTATCCGTGATTATATTCATATTATGGATTTAGCTGAGGGCCATTTAGCCTCATTAGATTATATTAGCTCTTCTGATTCATGTTTGGAATTTATTAATTTAGGCTCTGGTAATGGATATAGTGTTTTTCAGATTATTAGACAATTTGAGTTGACTACTGGTTGCCAAATTCCTTTTTCTATTCAAAACAGAAGAGATGGTGATGTCGCTATATCTTATGCAGATATTTCAAAAGCCAAGAAATTATTAGGTTGGACTCCAAAAAGAACATTAGAACAAATTTGCTTAGATGGATGGAACTGGCAAATTAGAAATCCAAATGGTTATAACTAATTGATCCTGGTCATCTTTTTATCAGTTCACTACAGAATGTCTCATCTTTAGAGTTAGATAATTAACCGGCAAAAGTTACCCTTTTAAATAACTATTTAATATGAGGGAATTACCTTTTCTCCTAGAGGAATTTTGCTTTCATTACACAAGCCCCTTGGGGTATGTGTTTTTTTAAGGATGGTGAAATATTTGAACTTCCGACCTTCGGGTTATGAGTCGGCAGTTATTAATAATAGAACCGTTGCAATAACTAGCTTTATAGAAAGGTGTGTACTCAGTAATGTACTTCATTATTTGTGGAGCTTCCGCTGCAAACAAACCTCACCCGCTTAAAAGATCAGAATGTAGCAAGAATGGAAAGCTCCAAAAAAATAATAATGCATTTTGATGAAATTTAAATTCTTTTTTGTTTGTTATGACCTTCGGGTTAGTAGCCCGATGGCCCAAAAGTTGAAAAAGTGTACTTGAGGGTGTACTTGGTAGAAAACAAGAATTTAGCTATAACTGGGATCTCTTGTTTTATGTACTTTATACTTTTCACCTTGTTAAGTATAAAAAATAGCATTAAAAAAACCAGTCTAAGACTGGCTTCTTAATTGGTGGCGGGGGCAAGATTTGAACTTGCGACCTTCGGGTTATGAGCCCGACGAGCTACCAGACTGCTCTACCCCGCGAAGCATAAGAAGCATACATCTTTATGTGACTTAAAATACTAGTTTGTTTGGGTTAGGGGATCTTTAATTCTCCTTCAACTTCTATATAGATACCAGGTTTTTTTTGAAGGATGATTTCATCTAGTTCTTCAATTGCTGTTGGAGTTATCCATTCAAGTTGTCGAAGAAGATGTATCGCTACTGCGTGCTTTGCTCTTTTTGATCCATCCTCAACCTTAATTGAGAGCCCGATACCTTCCCCTAGAAGACCAATACATTGGATACCTTCACTCCCACCTTTGCTGATAATTTGATTGTGACCTCTTTTTATTAATTCCGAATCAAAATATCCTTCGCCAGCAATAAGGTCTGGATTATTTGTCATAGCACGGGTTATTTTTTCAAATTCAGGTTGGTCAGATTTAGATAAATGAGCATATAAAACCGCCATTTGAGATAAACGCAAAAGTAACGTAGGAGCACCACAGTCATCTCTTTCGGCAATTAATTCCTCGGCAGGTATTTTTAGTAACTCAGCAACTCTTCTGAAAATTTCTTTCTGCAGTGGATGATGTCCCATTAAATAACTATCTAGATCCCAGCCCATTTTTTTGCAGGTTGCTAGAAATGCTGAATGCTTTCCTGAGCAATTATGTTGAAGTTTGCTTTCTCTATTTTGAGGTGTTGGGCATTTCAGTTCTTTTATATCTATATCTGCATTCCAAAGGAGTTTGAATGCTGTTCTCGCTTGAACTGATGAGCCACTATGAGAACCACATGCCAGCGCTAATGTTTTACTATCTAAATTATATTTTTCCGAAGCACCACTTGTAATGAACGGCATTGCTTGGAAAGGCTTTAATGCTGATCGTATGAAAGTTTCATATTCACATGAACCTGCTTTCATTAATGTCCTTCCTTTCGTGTCACATATTGAAGCGTGGGCTCTATGAATGGATTCAACACTTGAGCCTCGTTTTACTAGAACCTTCAAATAATTGTTGCTGTGATCTGACGAATTGTTTTGTAAATTCATTTATTAATTCATTCCTGAAAGTATAAATAAAATTGAAGATATGATAACTGATATTAATAGTACTATTATTACTTCTAAATGATTTAAGACTGGTTTGATTTGGTATTGAGCTATCAGTAAATCTTTTGCTCTCCAATCAATTGGCTTTTCCCAGGTCTGTCCATCATACCAACCAGATTCTTCATATTCAATGTTTTCAGAATTAAGTCGTTTATATATGTATACCCAACTTAACCATTGCCTGATTAGTAGTAATATAGGAAAAGCAAGAGATGCAGTTAGGCTAATAAATATAAGTTCAAAAAGGTTGTTTTTGAGGTAATCGCTTCCATAAGATATTGTTAAACAAACTGGTGTAATTATTAACCAACTAAATGTTAATTTCCTGTAAAAAATAATTCTTTCTAAAAAAGGCCAAGAGATTATCCATGAATTTCTAATGCTATTAAATTCATTTAATGGCCTCTGGTTTAGAGGCACAGGGCATATTATTTTATTCATCCATTAACTCTATTAATTTATTATTTATAAAATCATGGATAATGCCATTGCTCCAGAATGACTCTAAGTCATAGAATTTTCTTTCATTAGGTTGAAAAACATTAATTATTAGATCTCCATAATCTAATAACGCCCATTTAGCCTCATTTATTCCTTCCTTTCGAAGAGGTAGCAGATCTGCTTCCTCTCTGATTGTCTTTTCTACATTATTAACTATTGCCCTTACTTGAACATCTGAAAGTCCTTCAGTAATTAATATCCAATCAGCAATACTTGATACTTTATCAACTTTTAAAAGTTTTATATCACCAGCTTTTCTATCATCGCAAGCAACTGCAGCTAGTTCAACTAACCTAATACTATCCATAAACATTTTCACTAGTAACTGATTTTTGAGATCCTTCTTGAGATGCCATTTCTGCGCGAGCTCTTTCAGCACTCTTTCTTAGAGCTTCTAATCTATCTTCATAGAATGTGCGCTTTTTTTTCTTTCTAGATTTTTCAACTAAATCTTTTAAAGCACCGCCAAGACTCTTATAAGCATTTGGAACGCTATATCCAAATCTGCAGGCCAAATCTATAGCTCTTTCATCAGCAGATATTGCATCTTGTAATCGTTTTTCTGAATTATTTTTTAAGTAAAGCCGATAACCTGCAAAACCTGACAATCCGAGTGCCATTAAAAGTAGCAAACCATCTTGAACCCATAATTCTCCAATAGCACCACCCAGACCTATTGCAAGAGCAGCCATTTCCCAGCCATCTCTTGGGATGGTGTCATTTTGAATGCGTCCCACCTCATGCCAAAACAATAGATTTCTATGATCTTGAGCTAAATAGTCCCATTGCTCAAGGTCAACTTGAATCTCCACTTCATCGCGCCCGATTTCTTCAAGCGTGATTAGAGGAGGATCTATTGCTGCTGCGGCTTCAATGAATACCCAGCTTTGGTTTTCTGGTGGCAGCAGCCCTTTTAGGCGCTGTAGTTCGCTCATACTCTTTGTTTCTTATTCGGAAAGTTAGTTAAACTTTAATGGTAGTTTGCCGATCTAGACAGTAGATGATAAACAGATACCTAGAATGCGTGACATAAATGAAGTTTACAAGAAATTCAAATGCCACGGCGTAAAGATATACGTCGGATTTTGATACTAGGGTCTGGACCAATTGTTATTGGACAGGCCTGTGAATTCGATTATTCCGGGACACAAGCATGTAAAGCGCTAAGAAGCGAAGGTTTTGAAGTCATTTTAGTTAACTCTAATCCAGCTTCAATAATGACTGATCCTGAAACAGCAAACAGGACATACGTTGAACCATTAACGGCTTCAGTTGTTGAGCAAATTATCAAAATAGAAAGACCTGATGCCCTTTTGCCCACAATGGGTGGGCAAACTGCTTTGAATATTTCAGTAGAATTGGCAGAATCTGGAACTTTAGAAAAATATAATATTGAATTAATTGGTGCTGATCTTAATGCAATAAAAAAGGCTGAGGATAGAAATTTATTTAAAATAGCGATGAAAAATATTGGGGTTGATGTCTGTCCCTCTGGCATAGCTTCCAATCTTCAAGAAGCTGAAATAGTTGGAAATGAAATTTCTTCATTCCCAAAAATCATTCGTCCTGCTTTCACATTAGGAGGAAGCGGAGGTGGAATAGCTTATAACCAGGATGAATTTTTGGAATTATGTAAAACAGGCTTAGATGCTAGTCCTGTTTCTCAAATTCTCATCGAAAAATCTCTTTTAGGTTGGAAAGAATTTGAGTTGGAAGTTATGAGGGATTTATCAGATAATGTTGTAATTATATGCAGTATTGAAAATGTTGATCCTATGGGAGTTCATACTGGAGATTCTATTACAGTAGCTCCTGCGCAAACTCTAACTGATAGAGAATATCAACGTTTAAGAGACTATTCAATTTCAATAATTAGAGAAATTGGAGTAGCAACTGGTGGAAGCAATATCCAATTTGCAATTAATCCTAATAACGGTGAAATAATAGTAATTGAGATGAATCCACGTGTTAGTAGATCATCAGCTTTAGCAAGTAAAGCTACAGGTTTTCCTATTGCCAAAATTGCCGCTCTTTTAGCTGTTGGTTATAGACTAGATGAGATTATTAACGATATTACTGGTAAGACTCCCGCGTGTTTTGAACCTTCAATTGATTACGTAGTTACTAAAATACCTCGTTTTGCATTTGAAAAGTTTTCAGGAAGTTCTTCAATTCTTACTACTTCTATGAAGTCAGTTGGGGAGGCCATGGCAATAGGAAGATGTTTTGAAGAATCTTTTCAAAAGGCAATACGATCTTTAGAAACAGGACTAAGTGGTTGGGGATGTGATCGCGTTGATCAGAATGTATCTTCTATTGAGTTAGAAAGACTATTAAGGACGCCTTCTCCAGAAAGAATAATGCATGTTCGATTAGCAATGAAAAATGGACGTAGCGATAATGAAATTTTTTCTTTTTCTAAAATAGACCCTTGGTTCTTATCAAAACTCAGGAACATAGTAGAAGCAGAGGATCAATTACTTAATTATGAAAATATTACTCAATTAGAGCCTAATTTTCTCTTCAAACTAAAACAACTTGGATTCTCTGATCGTCAGATTGCCTTTGCACTAAATACTGATGAATTAATAATTAGAGCTAGAAGAACCCATCTTAAAATATTACCTGTTTATAAAACTGTTGACACTTGTGCTTCTGAATTTTCATCGAATACACCATATCATTATTCTACATATGAAAGGCCAGCCTACAATATTGATAACGATGGGAATATAATCAAGAATATTAATCTTAATGAATTAAAAAATAATAATAAAAATAAAATTTTAATTTTGGGTGGAGGTCCAAATCGTATTGGACAAGGTATCGAATTTGATTATTGTTGTTGTCATGCTTCTTATCAAGCTCAAGAGGATGATTATACAACAATAATGATAAATAGTAACCCTGAAACCGTTTCTACTGATTATGACACGAGCGACATACTTTACTTTGAACCTCTAACTCTAGAAGATGTTCTAAATGTTATTGAATTTGAGGAACCTCATGGAATAGTAGTTCAATTTGGAGGGCAAACTCCTTTGAAACTCTCTTTACCAATTGTCAATTGGTTAGAGAAATTGGAAAACTCAAAATTACGAACTAAGGTTTTAGGTACTTCTCCTATCTCAATAGATTTAGCAGAAGATAGAGAGCAATTTGACAAGGTTTTGAGGAGATTAGATATTAGGCAACCCAAAAACGGTCTTGCTAGAACTTTTGAAGAATCATTGAGTGTAGCCAATAAAATTGGCTATCCATTGGTTGTTAGGCCTTCATATGTTCTTGGTGGTAGAGCTATGGAAATTGTTTATGAGCAAGATGAATTGGAAAGATACATAAAGGAAGCTGTAAATGTTGAGCTAGATCATCCAATCCTTATCGATCAATATCTAGAGAATGCAATTGAGGTTGATGTTGATGCTTTGTGCGATGTAAGCAAAAATGTTGTCATTGGAGGATTGATGGAGCATATAGAGCCCGCTGGTATTCATTCTGGCGATTCAGCCTGTTGCCTTCCTTCCATAACGCTCTCTGTAGAATCAATTAAAACAATTAAGCATTGGACAAAATCTTTAGCTATTGAACTTGATGTAGTTGGTCTAATTAACCTTCAATTTGCTGTCAAGAGAGATCAGGAAGGCAATGAGATTGTTTACATTATTGAGGCAAATCCAAGGGCTTCAAGAACAGTTCCTTTCGTTTCTAAGGCCACTGGAGTCCCTCTTGCGAAAATTGCAACGCAGTTACTTTTAGGTAAAACACTAAAAGATATTGGATTAAATCAAGAACCAATTCCTCCACTTCAGACAATTAAAGAGGCTGTTATGCCTTTTAAACGTTTTCCCGGCTCAGACAGTCTTTTAGGACCAGAAATGCGTTCAACTGGTGAAGTGATGGGATCTGCAAAAACTTTTGGAATGGCCTACGCAAAATCCGAACTCGCAGCCGGTGAGGGATTGCCTACTTCTGGTTTTGTTTTCTTATCTACTCATGATCGAGATAAACCGGCATTGATTCCAGTAGCAAAGAAATTAATTGAACTAGGTTTTTCAGTTCTGGCAACATCTGGCACTTCTAACTATCTCGAGAAATTTGATTTAAATGTAGAAAGGGTCCTTAAGGTTCACGAAGGAAGACCAAATATTGAGGACATGATTCGATCTGGAAAGGTTCAGTTGGTAATTAATACTCCAATTGGTCGTCAAGCAATTTATGATGATAAATATCTTAGAAAAGCAGCTCTAGACTACTCTGTTCCAACTTTAACAACCTTAAAGGGCGCTAGTGCTGCTGTAAAAGGTATAGAAGCATTGCAGAACCAAATTTTATCTGTTTCAGCTTTGCAAGATATTCATTCCTAAGCTTTTTTTACTAGTTGTTTAAATTAATAATATTTTGAATTTACATTTAAAATATTATTAATTTTGTGGATTTGATTTACTTAAATTGTTAAATATATATTTTAAATACATTTTTTCTCCTCCTTCTTTATCGTTTTAGGCAAAGCTCTATTACTACCTGATTAAAAATTCACCTTTTTTTCAAATAAAGACATACAATTATGTTCTTGCTTGATAATTGGAATGACCGCAACAGCTTCTTCTTCCCCAAAACTAAGAGTTGATACACGCGGAACAAATGAGTTGCCGCCACATTTAGATGAAAATCTTTTAACCCCTCGTTTTTACGTAACCGAATTCAAAAAAGCAGCTAAGACAGAATTAACTGATGCCCGCGAAGAGTTTGAAGCAATGCTTTCAGAAATGAAAGCAGACTATAACTGTACTCATTTTGATAGAAAGGCAAGTCTAGATAGATTGCAAGAATTGCCTCAAAAGGCTAAAGAGACTTACGAGAGTTATTTAGTTAGATCAGTAATATCAGAGTTTTCTGGATTCCTGCTATTTAAAGAGATTTCAAATCGTTTGAAGAAAGAAGGAAATAGGGATCTTGGAAAACTATTTCAGTTTTTAGCTAGAGACGAAGCTAGACATGCAGGTTTTCTAAGCAGAGCATTAGTTGCAGAGGGTATTGAAGTGGATCTGCCTCATTTAGGAGGAAAAAGGGCAGCGACTTGGTTCCCCATTAGTTGGGTTATTTATTCTGTGTATCTTTCAGAAAAGATTGGTTATTGGAGATATATCTTGATGGATAGGCACCTTAAGGCTAATCCAGATCAGGCTTTTGCTCCTCTTTTTGATTTCTTTGAGCCATGGTGTCAAGACGAGAACAGACATGGCGATTGCTTTACAGTAATGATGAGATGTTGGCCTGGAATCACCAAAGGATTTAGAGGTAAGTTATTAAGTCGTTTCTTCTTGTGGAGCGTTTTCCTTACTCACACTTTGACAGTTTGCGAAAGAGGCGAGTTTTATGAATTACTTGGTATTGATCCAAAGGAATTTGATGAGGAAGTGATAAAAAGAACAAACCACACATCAAAAAATGCCTTCCCTTGGGTTTTTAATCTTGATGACAATAAGTTTTGGGATTTGAGAAACAAAATTATCGAATCTTTCAGAGCTTTTGTAGGTGCTAAAGGTTTAACAAAGCCAGTTAAATTTGTGAAATTCGCTACTTTGATTTTTAAGCAATTTGCACTCCCAATGGAGAAGACAGATGCATTGAGATATGATAAAAACGTGAATTTTACAGGTCAGGATATTTTGAATTTTTGGACAGATAAATAAGCTTATTTGGATAAATTAAATATCAAAAGGATTACCAGCTTGTGTGTCTAATCCTTTAAAATATTTTCCAAATTGTGCGTTATATACTTCGTCCTCATCTTGAGTCTCGCATTCCAATGGTCCAATAGCTTTTGAAACACATAACAATCCGTATCCCTTGTCCCTCATCTCTTTAGATAGACCAATACAAGCTTGTTGATCCATTTGTCCTGAAATTATTTTAACTGCGCACTCAGAACAACATCCATTTCTGCAAGAGAATGGCAATGTGTCTCCAATTATTTGTCCATTTTCATCTTTTGATTCAAAATTTCTCAATATATACTCACCTTCAGGGACATCAAAAGTATATGTTTTTCCCTCCTGTTTATGATGAATAGTTATCTGGTGAATTGGTTTCATTGAATATCTATTTCGGCGGTGTTATATCTCTTCTTTCTGGAGGTTCAGGGGGCTGACTTGCATGTTGCCAAAGCTCTTCAATATCTAATGTTTTAGTTAACCTTTCCCCACCAAATCGAAGTTTTAACCAAGCAATCGTTGTTGAATCTTCCGCTATAACTGCTTCATAACCTTCTTCTTCAGTGATTTTGAATTTGTTAACTAATAAAGAATTTAAGAACCACATAGGATAGTCCGCACCTTTGCGACTCCTTCTCTCATGAAAGGATTCTCTTAATTGTCCATTACCCTGTAATTGACCTTCTGGGGCTAGAAGAACATTTAGGGTTTTGGTCTCCGACATTATTTAAGAATCAAAAATGGTCTTGATCTTAGGCGTGATATTTCCTAGGACCTTAATCAAATAACTTTAGTAAAAGGAATTACGTAGACGGAAATTGTTTGATAGATCTTCACAAGATTTTCTTGATTATCTGTAAGTAATCTTTCTAATTATTTAAAAGGTCTATATATAAGGTTTTTCTTAATTGATAATTGATTATTTAAGCCTCTTTTTTGGGTGCCTCAGCTTTTGCTTTTAGAGCCTCAGCTTCTGCTGCTTTCTTAGCTTCTTCAAATTCAATTCTGTTTTGTAGTTGCCCTGAAGCTCTCATCCAATCGTTAACACTAGCTTCCTTGCCAGCGGCTTCACATTCCTCTTGATACTTCAAGAATGGATACCAATGATGAGTTGCATTCTTGGAATCTGTAAAATTAGTCAATTTCTTAAGTATTCAATGAGTTGATTATCGCATCATATTTTCTTCTTTTGGCAGCATATTAATTTTTTATAGTAATAGTTCAAACCTTAGTTGTACTTATTACTCTTAATTCGTTTTGAATAGAAATCTGATTTTAATGAAACTAGCTTTTATTGGTCTTGGCGCTATTGGGAAGCCTATGTCTGAGCGTCTTATTGATAATGGATATGATTTGAATATATATAAGAGAGATAAACTAAAGAATAATGATCCAAAAAAATATTTTGTTGACCCTATAGAGGCTGTTACTGACTGCGATGGACTCTTGATTTGCGTTACTGATGATAATGCGGTTGAATCTGTTCTATTTGGTGATAATGGTGTAGCAGACTCACTAAAGCCTAAATCTTTTGTGATTGATTTCTCTACAATAAGTCCTAATAAATCAATCTCTATACATAAGAGATTGTCCAAAAAAAATATCTTTTATGTTGACTGTCCAGTTTCAGGGGGGACAGAGGGGGCTTATAAAGGTTCACTGTCTTTGTTTATTGGTGCAAGCAAAAAAGAGTGTTTATCTTTTGAACATATATTTGAAGTCCTCGGCAAATCAATTAATTACTTTAATGGCGTAGGTAAAGGTCAACAAGTCAAAGCTCTTAATCAAATATTAGTCGCAGGAACATATGCAGCAGTAGCCGAGGCAATGGAATTAGGGAAATTGCTTGATTTGCCCATGGATGATGTGGTTGCTGCTTTAAAAGTTGGAGCAGCTAATTCATGGCCATTAGAAAATAGATCAAAAGCAATGTTGATTGATAAACATCCCTTGGGATTCAAATTAGAGTTGCATCATAAGGATTTAGCTATTGCTATTGATCTGGCTAAATCTATAAATATTGATTTACCCATAGCTTCTAAAGTAAAAGAGATTGAGCAAAGATTAATGCAGGCTGGGTTAGGTGAATTAGATGTTTCTGTACTGCATAGATACATCTCTGGAGCAAAAAAAGAAGGCTAGAATTACTGCTAATATTAGATTTATGTTACTCATTTGTTTACAAATTGATTACTATATGCTAAGTTAAAAATAAGTTAAAAAATTATTTAGAATAAGTTATGAAGCTAGGAAAGCAGCATGCAAAATTAATAAAGTTACAAAGTAAAGCTGAGTCTTGTCTTTCTCGCGATGAGGCACAGAAGATTATACGTAAAGCCGAAAAAACTCAAATGAAAATTTCTGGCTAATTTTTATTTTTTAGGTTGTTGAATATTATTCCCTCATGTTTTTTAAATTCAATACTCCAAAGATTTGAACATATTGATTTTAATTTTTCTAATAAAGTATCTGTATCTCCACTATTAATCCAATTTGATTTAATTACTGGAATATTATTATGCATACTTTCAAAACTAATTTCTGCTAGTAATAATCCAGTTTCATCGTTTGATATTTTAAGACTACCTTCAGTAGTTCTTTGAAATATCCTTAGTAATAAATCAAGTATTATCTTTTCGACTTCTTTTTTAGACGATTGACTTAAAGTATCAACTCCAGAAAAAGTTTTTCCTCCAAGAGGCATTAATCTTTTATTATTTTGCTCTGCAAGAGCTATCGCTATTACATATTTTTGTTCATCCATTTATTTTTAAAAACCTATAGATTTTTAACTACTTTGATTTTATCGACTATGTAGGCAAAAATGTTTTATCTTAATGTTGAAGCATTTGAAAATTAATTGCACAATAATCCTAGTGACTTGATCGTTGTAGATCAGCTGAGTAAATATTATCGTGTTGCAAACAAACAGCCTGGGTTTAAGGGTACTCTTAAACATTTTTTCGATCGAAAGACTTATGACGTCCCTGCCGTTACTGATATTAGTTTTAAAATCTCACCAGGAGAGGTAGTCGGATTTCTTGGGGCTAATGGAGCTGGTAAGACCACATTATTGAAAATGATGTGTGGTCTTATTCATCCATCGACAGGGTTAGTTGATGTTGGTGGTTTCTCTCCTCAAAGAAGGCAAACGGCTTTTCTTAAGGAGATAACTTTGGTTATGGGGCAAAAGCAGCAGTTGATTTGGGATCTTCCTCCCATGGACTCTTTGTATGTAAACGCAGCTGTATATGGTTTGTCTGACCACGAAGCAAAAGTAAGAATTAATGAATTGGCAGAAATGCTTGAACTAGGAGAAGAACTTACAAGACCTGTAAGAAAGTTGTCGTTAGGACAAAGAATGAAATCTGAAATTCTTGCTGCCTTATTGCATAAACCATCAGTCC from the Prochlorococcus marinus str. NATL2A genome contains:
- the galE gene encoding UDP-glucose 4-epimerase GalE; translated protein: MRVLLTGGSGFIGSHVALLLIERGLDVLILDSFANSSSNVINRINTYLDDKLLKYRLEIINGDIRDKKLLESIFSDSINSHKPIDIVIHLAGLKSVAESLTNPIHYWDVNVHGTLNLLLTMKEYECYSFVFSSSATIYGLSDSVPMAEDHRISPINPYGKTKVAIENMFYDLYNSNNLWKICSLRYFNPVGAHPSGLIGEDPIGIPNNLFPFLTQVAIGKRKFLNVFGDNWDTYDGSGIRDYIHIMDLAEGHLASLDYISSSDSCLEFINLGSGNGYSVFQIIRQFELTTGCQIPFSIQNRRDGDVAISYADISKAKKLLGWTPKRTLEQICLDGWNWQIRNPNGYN
- a CDS encoding asparaginase, which encodes MNLQNNSSDHSNNYLKVLVKRGSSVESIHRAHASICDTKGRTLMKAGSCEYETFIRSALKPFQAMPFITSGASEKYNLDSKTLALACGSHSGSSVQARTAFKLLWNADIDIKELKCPTPQNRESKLQHNCSGKHSAFLATCKKMGWDLDSYLMGHHPLQKEIFRRVAELLKIPAEELIAERDDCGAPTLLLRLSQMAVLYAHLSKSDQPEFEKITRAMTNNPDLIAGEGYFDSELIKRGHNQIISKGGSEGIQCIGLLGEGIGLSIKVEDGSKRAKHAVAIHLLRQLEWITPTAIEELDEIILQKKPGIYIEVEGELKIP
- a CDS encoding CGLD27 family protein, translated to MNKIICPVPLNQRPLNEFNSIRNSWIISWPFLERIIFYRKLTFSWLIITPVCLTISYGSDYLKNNLFELIFISLTASLAFPILLLIRQWLSWVYIYKRLNSENIEYEESGWYDGQTWEKPIDWRAKDLLIAQYQIKPVLNHLEVIIVLLISVIISSILFILSGMN
- the rsfS gene encoding ribosome silencing factor translates to MDSIRLVELAAVACDDRKAGDIKLLKVDKVSSIADWILITEGLSDVQVRAIVNNVEKTIREEADLLPLRKEGINEAKWALLDYGDLIINVFQPNERKFYDLESFWSNGIIHDFINNKLIELMDE
- a CDS encoding DUF3318 domain-containing protein, producing MSELQRLKGLLPPENQSWVFIEAAAAIDPPLITLEEIGRDEVEIQVDLEQWDYLAQDHRNLLFWHEVGRIQNDTIPRDGWEMAALAIGLGGAIGELWVQDGLLLLMALGLSGFAGYRLYLKNNSEKRLQDAISADERAIDLACRFGYSVPNAYKSLGGALKDLVEKSRKKKKRTFYEDRLEALRKSAERARAEMASQEGSQKSVTSENVYG
- the carB gene encoding carbamoyl-phosphate synthase large subunit, which encodes MPRRKDIRRILILGSGPIVIGQACEFDYSGTQACKALRSEGFEVILVNSNPASIMTDPETANRTYVEPLTASVVEQIIKIERPDALLPTMGGQTALNISVELAESGTLEKYNIELIGADLNAIKKAEDRNLFKIAMKNIGVDVCPSGIASNLQEAEIVGNEISSFPKIIRPAFTLGGSGGGIAYNQDEFLELCKTGLDASPVSQILIEKSLLGWKEFELEVMRDLSDNVVIICSIENVDPMGVHTGDSITVAPAQTLTDREYQRLRDYSISIIREIGVATGGSNIQFAINPNNGEIIVIEMNPRVSRSSALASKATGFPIAKIAALLAVGYRLDEIINDITGKTPACFEPSIDYVVTKIPRFAFEKFSGSSSILTTSMKSVGEAMAIGRCFEESFQKAIRSLETGLSGWGCDRVDQNVSSIELERLLRTPSPERIMHVRLAMKNGRSDNEIFSFSKIDPWFLSKLRNIVEAEDQLLNYENITQLEPNFLFKLKQLGFSDRQIAFALNTDELIIRARRTHLKILPVYKTVDTCASEFSSNTPYHYSTYERPAYNIDNDGNIIKNINLNELKNNNKNKILILGGGPNRIGQGIEFDYCCCHASYQAQEDDYTTIMINSNPETVSTDYDTSDILYFEPLTLEDVLNVIEFEEPHGIVVQFGGQTPLKLSLPIVNWLEKLENSKLRTKVLGTSPISIDLAEDREQFDKVLRRLDIRQPKNGLARTFEESLSVANKIGYPLVVRPSYVLGGRAMEIVYEQDELERYIKEAVNVELDHPILIDQYLENAIEVDVDALCDVSKNVVIGGLMEHIEPAGIHSGDSACCLPSITLSVESIKTIKHWTKSLAIELDVVGLINLQFAVKRDQEGNEIVYIIEANPRASRTVPFVSKATGVPLAKIATQLLLGKTLKDIGLNQEPIPPLQTIKEAVMPFKRFPGSDSLLGPEMRSTGEVMGSAKTFGMAYAKSELAAGEGLPTSGFVFLSTHDRDKPALIPVAKKLIELGFSVLATSGTSNYLEKFDLNVERVLKVHEGRPNIEDMIRSGKVQLVINTPIGRQAIYDDKYLRKAALDYSVPTLTTLKGASAAVKGIEALQNQILSVSALQDIHS
- the acsF gene encoding magnesium-protoporphyrin IX monomethyl ester (oxidative) cyclase; this encodes MTATASSSPKLRVDTRGTNELPPHLDENLLTPRFYVTEFKKAAKTELTDAREEFEAMLSEMKADYNCTHFDRKASLDRLQELPQKAKETYESYLVRSVISEFSGFLLFKEISNRLKKEGNRDLGKLFQFLARDEARHAGFLSRALVAEGIEVDLPHLGGKRAATWFPISWVIYSVYLSEKIGYWRYILMDRHLKANPDQAFAPLFDFFEPWCQDENRHGDCFTVMMRCWPGITKGFRGKLLSRFFLWSVFLTHTLTVCERGEFYELLGIDPKEFDEEVIKRTNHTSKNAFPWVFNLDDNKFWDLRNKIIESFRAFVGAKGLTKPVKFVKFATLIFKQFALPMEKTDALRYDKNVNFTGQDILNFWTDK